A segment of the Candidatus Binatia bacterium genome:
CCAGCAGGTGGAAGTCGTGTTGGTCCAGACGTTCGCGGAAGGCCTCGATCGTGGGCTCGTTTGCCGCGCGCACGGTCCAGTTGAGGTGGAAGTCGCGGCCCGGGGCAGCTTGGCCCCCGTCCAGCTGGATGCGGTGGGCGACGTGGCCCCGGTGAATCGCATGGTCTGTGTGGCCTGTGTGACCAACGTGACCAACATGACCAACGTGAGCGCCGTGACTCTCCTGCCCGGAGGGGCTCCACGTGACGGTCCCTTCCGAAGCAATGTCCTCGGTGCGGATGGAATGGGTCGGGCTGTCGATGGCGGCGACCGGGCCTCCGGGCATAAGCCGGATGTCGATGGAAAAGGGGTCGTCAGTCAGATGGGCTACGCCATCGTGCAGCCTGGCACTGTGAGCGCGGCCTGGTGTGACGGGCGGCGGCTCACTGGCTGTGCTCGTATTTGGCGCGGGATCGGTGAGCGGGAGCAGCGCGGTAGGGAACGTCAGGCTCCATTGATCGCCTTCTCGATGTGCATGGGTTTGATAAGAGATCCGCACAACGATTTCGGCCGATGGCGGAATGTTGGCCACATTGCTGCGGAAGACACCGTGTCGCACGCGCTCGACGATCGCGGCGGCGTGCCCGGCTTGGGCGGCGGCCTCATACAATTGGGTCGCCATATGCCTTTCGTGGATTTCCCCGCGAATATGTCGGTCGCCTACGAGCACGTCCAGGCTGTCGACGGCGGCATCCGCTGGCAAGGGGAAGACGTAGATCGATTCCAGCCAATGGTCGGTCGGGTTGTGAAAGCGCTGGGTGACGGTGGTGCGCACGATCGGGCCATGCACGGAGATCTCGGCGTGAGTCCCCGACCGCGGTCCCGCCATAAATTTGCCCCGGGCCCGTGTCCGAAAGAGCAGGCGACCGTCCTCGATGTTGTCGATCTCCACGGCATTCAGCAGCACGACGGCCTCGGTCGGTTCGGCCTCGGCCCGGTCGGTTCCAGTCGGTTCGGCTCCGGTCGTCCGGGAGAGCCCGGCCGGGTCTCCGCTTTGGGCTGCGGGGATATTTCCGCTCAGCTCGTTGGCCGCACTCGCCTCGGCTCCGGCAGCCCAGGCCACGAGGAGGCAGGCCCCGATCAGCTGGATTGCGGCAATCCGGGTGCGGACGAATTTGCCGGGTGTGGTTTCAGGCC
Coding sequences within it:
- a CDS encoding VIT domain-containing protein — protein: MRREKISPNHRPETTPGKFVRTRIAAIQLIGACLLVAWAAGAEASAANELSGNIPAAQSGDPAGLSRTTGAEPTGTDRAEAEPTEAVVLLNAVEIDNIEDGRLLFRTRARGKFMAGPRSGTHAEISVHGPIVRTTVTQRFHNPTDHWLESIYVFPLPADAAVDSLDVLVGDRHIRGEIHERHMATQLYEAAAQAGHAAAIVERVRHGVFRSNVANIPPSAEIVVRISYQTHAHREGDQWSLTFPTALLPLTDPAPNTSTASEPPPVTPGRAHSARLHDGVAHLTDDPFSIDIRLMPGGPVAAIDSPTHSIRTEDIASEGTVTWSPSGQESHGAHVGHVGHVGHTGHTDHAIHRGHVAHRIQLDGGQAAPGRDFHLNWTVRAANEPTIEAFRERLDQHDFHLL